A window from Herbaspirillum sp. meg3 encodes these proteins:
- a CDS encoding SDR family NAD(P)-dependent oxidoreductase, giving the protein MKLQGQAALVTGGASGLGAEVVRQLVQGGARVTILDVNIEGAQALAKEVGGHAAACDITDTASVEAALASARAAHGPARILINCAGIGGAKRLVGKDGVAMPLEDFSRIINVNLIGTFNMIRLAAAEMIAQEPLEDGERGVIVATASVAAYDGQVGQAAYAASKGGITSLTLPLARDLAQFGVRVMTIAPGLFLTPLLYKLPEEVQQSLAASIPFPKRLGKAEEFAQLAVHIVGNLSLNGEVIRLDGALRLPPR; this is encoded by the coding sequence ATGAAATTACAAGGGCAAGCAGCACTGGTCACCGGCGGCGCTTCCGGACTCGGCGCCGAAGTGGTCCGTCAATTGGTGCAGGGCGGTGCGCGCGTGACCATCCTCGATGTGAACATTGAAGGCGCGCAGGCGTTGGCAAAAGAAGTCGGCGGCCACGCCGCAGCCTGCGACATCACCGACACCGCCAGCGTCGAAGCCGCGCTCGCTTCTGCACGTGCCGCGCACGGCCCGGCACGCATCCTGATCAACTGCGCCGGCATCGGCGGCGCCAAACGCCTGGTCGGCAAAGACGGTGTCGCCATGCCGCTGGAAGATTTCAGCCGCATCATCAACGTCAATCTGATCGGCACCTTCAACATGATCCGTCTCGCCGCCGCAGAAATGATCGCGCAGGAACCGCTGGAAGACGGCGAGCGCGGCGTGATCGTCGCCACCGCTTCGGTTGCCGCCTACGATGGTCAGGTCGGTCAAGCCGCCTATGCAGCGTCGAAAGGCGGCATCACGTCGCTGACCTTGCCGCTGGCGCGCGACCTTGCACAATTCGGCGTGCGCGTGATGACGATTGCACCCGGCCTGTTCCTGACACCGCTGCTGTACAAGCTGCCGGAAGAAGTCCAGCAATCGCTGGCGGCGTCGATCCCCTTCCCCAAACGTCTCGGCAAGGCCGAGGAATTCGCACAACTGGCGGTGCACATCGTCGGCAATCTTTCGCTCAACGGTGAAGTGATTCGCCTCGACGGCGCATTGCGCCTGCCGCCTCGCTAG
- a CDS encoding thiolase family protein, producing MAKKAFYSNFDDVWMLGGVRTPMVDYCSTFSQLSPTDMGIKVAREILKRTGVPAADIGSVIAGNMAPGDCFQYMLPRHIGLYAGVPIDVPAIMVQRICGTGFELIRQAGDQIERGYTDTALVVGSESMTRNPIAAFSHRGGFRLGAPVEFQDYMWEALIDPAPGITMPQTAENLAKKYGITRREVDEYAALSFDRAVRAQQEGFHVDEIVPVVNETFKLDGYNDRHLKLQGKVTEAATDTHPRPSPVEVLGKLRTLYPDGVQTGGNSSALVDAAAATIIASGSYMRDHNCTPLARVVAAAVVGVPPEIMGIGPAPAIRLLLERNGLTLDDIGCFEINEAQGAQVIAVERELGLDRNKLNVNGGAIALGHPLAATGVRLSITAAREMHKRGARYSIASACIGGGQGIALLLENPAASNQ from the coding sequence ATGGCAAAGAAAGCCTTCTATTCCAACTTCGACGACGTCTGGATGCTGGGCGGCGTACGCACGCCGATGGTCGACTATTGCAGCACCTTCTCGCAGCTGTCGCCGACCGACATGGGTATCAAGGTCGCGCGCGAAATCCTCAAACGCACCGGCGTGCCGGCAGCCGACATCGGTTCCGTCATCGCCGGCAACATGGCGCCCGGCGATTGCTTCCAATACATGCTGCCGCGTCACATCGGCCTGTATGCGGGCGTGCCGATCGACGTGCCAGCCATCATGGTCCAACGTATCTGCGGCACCGGCTTCGAACTGATCCGTCAGGCCGGCGACCAGATCGAGCGCGGCTATACCGATACCGCACTGGTGGTCGGATCGGAATCGATGACACGCAATCCGATTGCCGCCTTTTCGCATCGCGGCGGCTTTCGCCTTGGCGCACCGGTGGAATTCCAAGACTATATGTGGGAGGCGCTGATCGATCCGGCACCCGGCATCACCATGCCGCAGACCGCAGAAAATCTTGCGAAGAAATACGGCATCACACGCCGCGAAGTGGACGAATACGCGGCGCTCTCGTTTGACCGTGCCGTGCGTGCGCAGCAAGAAGGCTTCCACGTTGATGAGATCGTGCCGGTGGTCAACGAGACCTTCAAGCTCGACGGCTATAACGATCGCCATCTGAAGCTGCAGGGTAAAGTCACCGAAGCTGCAACCGACACCCATCCGCGCCCATCGCCGGTGGAAGTGCTAGGCAAGCTGCGCACGCTGTATCCCGACGGCGTGCAGACCGGTGGCAACAGCTCGGCGCTGGTCGACGCTGCGGCGGCAACCATCATCGCTTCCGGCAGCTACATGCGCGATCACAACTGCACACCGCTGGCGCGCGTAGTCGCCGCCGCCGTGGTCGGCGTGCCGCCGGAAATCATGGGCATCGGCCCGGCGCCGGCAATCCGCCTGCTGCTGGAACGCAACGGCCTGACGCTGGATGACATCGGCTGTTTCGAAATCAACGAAGCGCAAGGTGCCCAAGTCATCGCTGTCGAACGCGAACTCGGCCTCGACCGCAACAAGCTCAATGTCAACGGCGGCGCGATTGCACTCGGCCATCCGCTGGCCGCCACGGGTGTTCGCCTGTCGATTACCGCCGCGCGCGAAATGCACAAACGTGGCGCGCGCTACAGCATCGCATCGGCCTGCATCGGCGGCGGACAAGGCATCGCGCTGCTGCTGGAAAATCCAGCCGCTTCCAACCAATAA
- a CDS encoding feruloyl-CoA synthase produces MSTTPRYRSVRFGISGVDVFDAADGQSIVKTRQALQDYPARLSDKLKYWAAETPDVSFMAKRDANGVWQHITYAQALQTARHIGQGLINRGLSAERPLLILSENDLEHAMLALACHYVGVPYAPVSSAYSLLSKDYAKLRHAVNLLTPGMIFAAHGEKFAAAVNAVATSDIEFVATEAPSSARSTTLYSELAATPITDAVERAHDATTPDTIAKFLFTSGSTKLPKAVINTQRMICSNLQMIVQTFPFLGEEPPVLIDWLPWNHTFGSNHNVGIVLYNGGTMYIDDGKPTPQGLAITLQNLREIAPTIYFNVPIGWEGIAHALEKDPVLREKFYSRLKMQFYAGAALAQPVWDKLHATAEAACGERIVMSCGLGMTETAPSALFVVEEQVRSGQIGIPTPGMEIKLVPNGDKMEIRYRGPNVTPGYWRAPEQTNEAFDEEGFFCSGDAVKWLDPSNHDLGFMFDGRVAEDFKLYTGTWVSVGPLRAVIAHEGAPYLQDAVITGHDRNEVGMLIVPNLERCRQLAGLPAGVSREDIVAAQPVRDFFSNVLQRLQQHATGSASRVARALVLIDPPSFDKGEVTDKGSINQRAVLTHRADLVEALYADINPAILKPRPPAGGNKPAASGHQGTKGA; encoded by the coding sequence ATGAGCACAACACCACGCTATCGCAGCGTACGATTCGGCATCAGCGGCGTTGATGTCTTCGATGCCGCCGACGGTCAAAGCATCGTCAAGACCCGGCAGGCATTGCAAGACTATCCGGCGCGCCTGAGCGACAAGCTGAAGTACTGGGCGGCGGAAACGCCCGACGTCAGCTTCATGGCCAAACGCGACGCCAATGGCGTCTGGCAGCACATCACGTATGCGCAGGCATTGCAGACCGCGCGCCACATCGGCCAGGGCCTGATCAATCGCGGCCTGTCGGCAGAGCGTCCCTTGCTGATCCTGTCGGAAAACGATCTCGAACACGCCATGCTTGCGTTGGCCTGCCACTATGTCGGCGTGCCGTATGCGCCGGTGTCGTCGGCTTATTCGCTGCTGTCCAAGGATTACGCCAAGCTGCGCCACGCAGTCAACTTGCTGACGCCCGGAATGATCTTCGCTGCGCATGGCGAGAAGTTCGCCGCCGCCGTCAATGCGGTCGCCACCAGCGATATCGAGTTCGTCGCCACCGAAGCGCCGTCATCCGCGCGCAGCACCACGCTCTACAGCGAGTTGGCAGCCACGCCGATTACCGACGCGGTCGAACGCGCGCATGACGCCACCACACCGGACACCATCGCCAAGTTCCTGTTCACGTCCGGCTCGACCAAGTTGCCGAAGGCGGTGATCAATACCCAGCGCATGATCTGCAGCAATCTGCAGATGATCGTGCAGACTTTTCCTTTCCTCGGCGAAGAGCCGCCGGTACTGATTGACTGGCTGCCGTGGAACCATACCTTCGGCAGCAACCACAATGTCGGCATCGTGCTCTACAACGGCGGCACCATGTATATCGACGACGGCAAGCCGACGCCGCAAGGTCTCGCCATCACGCTGCAAAACCTGCGCGAAATCGCGCCGACGATTTACTTCAACGTCCCGATCGGCTGGGAGGGTATCGCCCATGCGCTGGAAAAAGATCCCGTCCTGCGCGAGAAGTTTTACAGCCGTCTGAAGATGCAGTTCTACGCCGGCGCTGCGCTGGCGCAACCGGTATGGGACAAGCTGCACGCCACCGCCGAAGCCGCCTGCGGCGAACGCATCGTGATGTCCTGCGGCCTGGGCATGACCGAGACCGCACCGTCGGCACTGTTTGTGGTGGAAGAACAGGTGCGCTCCGGCCAGATCGGCATCCCCACGCCCGGCATGGAAATCAAGCTGGTGCCCAACGGCGACAAGATGGAAATCCGCTATCGCGGCCCCAACGTCACGCCTGGTTACTGGCGCGCACCGGAGCAAACCAACGAGGCCTTCGATGAAGAAGGTTTCTTCTGCTCGGGCGATGCGGTCAAGTGGCTCGATCCGTCCAACCATGATCTCGGCTTCATGTTCGACGGCCGCGTTGCCGAAGACTTCAAGCTCTACACCGGCACCTGGGTCAGCGTCGGTCCGTTGCGCGCCGTCATCGCCCATGAAGGCGCTCCCTATTTGCAGGATGCCGTCATCACCGGCCACGACCGCAACGAAGTCGGCATGCTGATCGTGCCCAACCTCGAACGCTGCCGTCAGCTGGCGGGACTGCCTGCGGGCGTCTCGCGTGAAGACATCGTCGCCGCGCAACCGGTGCGCGATTTCTTCAGCAACGTTCTGCAGCGCTTGCAACAGCACGCTACCGGCAGTGCCTCCCGCGTCGCCCGTGCGCTGGTGCTGATCGACCCGCCGTCCTTCGACAAGGGCGAAGTCACCGACAAGGGTTCCATCAATCAACGCGCGGTGCTGACGCATCGTGCCGATCTGGTGGAGGCGCTGTACGCCGACATCAATCCGGCCATCCTCAAACCGCGTCCGCCGGCTGGTGGCAATAAGCCCGCCGCATCCGGCCATCAGGGAACCAAGGGAGCATAA
- a CDS encoding crotonase/enoyl-CoA hydratase family protein: MTNHSDDLLDIHYDGAIAVVAINRVAKRNALSDPLVRAIQRCFESLPPEIKVAVIRGNGDHFCAGLDLSELRERDTSESMYHSRMWHAAFERVQFGGVPVIAVLHGAVIGGGLELASAAHIRVAEDSAFYGLPEGQRGLFVGGGGSVRISRLVGVACMSDMMLTGRVLSSQEGHQAGISQYLTAAGQGMEKAMELAARIAKNAPMTNYGVTHVLPRIADQSIQDGLVTESLMAAVAGSDPETKGRLAAFLDLKMNKVERNS, translated from the coding sequence ATGACGAATCATTCTGACGATCTTCTCGATATCCACTACGACGGCGCGATTGCCGTCGTCGCCATCAACCGCGTCGCCAAGCGCAATGCGCTGAGCGATCCGCTGGTGCGCGCCATCCAGCGTTGCTTCGAATCCCTGCCACCGGAAATCAAGGTCGCGGTCATACGCGGCAACGGCGACCATTTCTGCGCCGGTCTCGATCTCTCCGAACTGCGCGAGCGCGACACCAGTGAAAGCATGTACCACTCGCGCATGTGGCATGCCGCCTTCGAGCGCGTGCAGTTTGGCGGCGTGCCGGTGATCGCCGTGTTGCACGGCGCGGTCATTGGTGGCGGACTGGAGCTGGCCTCCGCGGCGCATATCCGTGTAGCCGAAGACAGCGCCTTCTACGGTCTGCCGGAAGGACAACGCGGCTTGTTCGTCGGCGGTGGCGGATCGGTGCGCATCTCGCGTCTGGTCGGCGTCGCCTGCATGAGCGACATGATGCTGACCGGCCGCGTGCTGTCGTCGCAGGAAGGCCACCAGGCCGGTATCTCGCAATATCTCACCGCGGCAGGCCAAGGCATGGAGAAGGCGATGGAGCTGGCTGCGCGCATCGCCAAGAATGCGCCGATGACCAATTACGGCGTGACGCATGTATTGCCGCGCATCGCCGATCAGTCGATCCAGGATGGCCTGGTGACGGAGTCGCTCATGGCCGCAGTCGCCGGCAGTGATCCGGAAACCAAGGGCCGGCTTGCCGCTTTCCTTGATCTGAAGATGAACAAAGTGGAGCGCAACAGCTAA
- a CDS encoding ABC transporter substrate-binding protein: MKFKKSALLAMFAGVNFLAAVQVQAADTIKIGLIAAFSGPFADYGKQMEGGIKAYMAQNGDTVAGKKIQIIVKDTTGPSPEIAKRLAQELVVRDKVDFLAGFGLTPEALAVAPIAEQAKKPMIIMNAATSIITTKSNYIARFSMTLPQVSGPMATWALKNNIKKVVTLVADYGPGIDAETAFKTNLLGGGGQVIESIRVPLRNPEFAPYIQRIKDAKPEAVFIFVPAGEQGIAFMKGYRERGLAEAGIKVIATGDLTDDHVLPAMGDATLGVITTFHYSAAHNSPENKAFLKSYAAANPNGGRPNFMAVAAYDGMAAIYEVSKKLNGNIDGDKAMAILKNIKLNSPRGPISIDPATRDIVQTVYVRKVEKVGNEVYNIEFDKFLNVKDTGK; this comes from the coding sequence ATGAAGTTTAAAAAATCGGCATTGCTGGCAATGTTCGCGGGGGTCAACTTTCTTGCTGCCGTGCAGGTGCAGGCGGCAGATACCATCAAGATCGGTCTGATCGCAGCTTTTTCCGGCCCCTTTGCCGACTATGGCAAACAGATGGAAGGCGGCATCAAGGCCTATATGGCGCAGAACGGCGATACCGTCGCCGGCAAGAAGATTCAGATCATCGTCAAGGACACCACCGGGCCGTCGCCTGAAATCGCCAAGCGCCTGGCACAAGAGCTGGTGGTGCGCGACAAGGTCGATTTCCTCGCCGGCTTCGGGCTGACGCCGGAAGCGCTGGCCGTGGCGCCAATCGCCGAGCAAGCCAAGAAGCCGATGATCATCATGAATGCGGCAACATCCATCATCACTACCAAGTCGAACTACATCGCGCGCTTTTCGATGACGCTGCCGCAGGTGTCGGGTCCGATGGCGACCTGGGCGCTGAAGAACAACATCAAGAAAGTCGTGACGCTGGTTGCCGACTACGGTCCGGGCATCGATGCCGAAACCGCGTTCAAGACCAACCTGCTGGGCGGTGGCGGCCAGGTGATCGAATCGATCCGCGTACCGCTGCGCAATCCTGAATTCGCACCGTACATCCAGCGCATCAAGGATGCCAAGCCGGAAGCCGTCTTCATCTTCGTTCCAGCCGGCGAGCAAGGCATTGCCTTCATGAAGGGCTATCGTGAACGCGGCCTGGCCGAAGCCGGTATCAAGGTCATCGCTACCGGCGACCTCACCGACGATCACGTGCTGCCGGCAATGGGCGACGCAACGCTGGGCGTGATCACGACGTTCCACTATTCGGCGGCGCACAACTCGCCGGAGAACAAGGCATTCCTGAAGAGCTATGCCGCAGCGAATCCTAACGGCGGGCGCCCCAACTTCATGGCAGTGGCCGCCTATGACGGCATGGCCGCCATCTACGAAGTGTCGAAGAAGCTCAACGGCAACATCGATGGCGACAAGGCCATGGCAATCCTGAAGAACATCAAGCTCAACAGCCCGCGCGGTCCGATCTCGATTGATCCTGCGACACGCGACATCGTGCAAACGGTGTATGTACGCAAGGTGGAGAAAGTCGGCAACGAGGTGTACAACATCGAGTTCGATAAATTCCTCAACGTGAAAGACACCGGCAAATAG
- a CDS encoding porin produces the protein MKKTICSAIALMGAMGAVCTGNAMAQSSVTIYGIVDTGVVYTTNANAAGNSVFKMPSLTGSFPSRLGFKGSEDLGGGLEAMFVLEAGFAPDTGSMGQGNRLFGRQSLVGLKSNTWGQIMLGRQVNMTYISMLKTDVMGPNIFAIGSIDGYLPNARSDNSIGYLGNFSNFTVGATYSFGRDTSATGGPAATGCAGEVAGNSKACRQVTALLGYDNKSFGVTSSYDILYGNTGAAGGLTSSDNTDQRVTLNGFVMIGDTKIGAGVVDRRTRAAGAVNTNSDLYYLGASVPLSTALVLDAQVAKLNVKSSPNDVTLMVGRLTYNLSKRTALYTSLGYQKNGGTSAVAIDAGGTVGAGKNQLGVMSGIRHTF, from the coding sequence ATGAAGAAGACAATTTGCAGCGCAATCGCGCTGATGGGCGCAATGGGTGCAGTGTGTACAGGCAATGCCATGGCGCAGAGTTCGGTCACCATCTACGGTATCGTCGATACCGGCGTGGTCTACACCACCAACGCCAACGCTGCCGGCAATTCGGTATTCAAGATGCCGTCGCTGACCGGTTCGTTCCCGTCGCGTCTCGGTTTCAAAGGTTCGGAAGATCTCGGCGGCGGGCTTGAAGCCATGTTTGTTCTGGAGGCCGGCTTTGCACCGGACACTGGTTCAATGGGACAAGGTAATCGCCTGTTCGGCCGTCAATCGCTGGTCGGTTTGAAGAGTAATACCTGGGGGCAGATCATGCTGGGCCGCCAGGTCAACATGACTTACATCTCGATGTTGAAAACTGACGTGATGGGTCCGAACATTTTTGCGATCGGCAGCATCGACGGCTATCTGCCAAATGCACGCAGCGACAATTCCATCGGCTACCTGGGCAACTTCTCCAACTTCACCGTCGGCGCGACATACAGCTTCGGCCGTGATACCTCGGCAACCGGCGGCCCTGCTGCAACAGGCTGTGCGGGCGAAGTGGCCGGCAATTCCAAGGCTTGCCGCCAGGTCACGGCGCTGCTCGGCTATGACAACAAATCGTTCGGCGTGACTTCGTCCTACGACATTCTGTACGGCAATACCGGCGCAGCCGGCGGCCTGACCAGCAGCGACAACACTGACCAGCGCGTGACCCTGAACGGCTTCGTCATGATCGGCGACACCAAGATCGGCGCCGGCGTGGTTGATCGCCGCACGCGTGCTGCGGGCGCGGTCAATACCAATTCCGACCTGTATTACCTGGGTGCGAGCGTACCGCTGTCGACAGCGCTGGTACTGGACGCACAGGTCGCGAAGCTGAACGTCAAGAGCAGCCCCAACGACGTGACCCTGATGGTTGGCCGCCTGACCTATAACCTGTCCAAGCGCACTGCGCTGTACACATCGCTGGGTTATCAGAAAAACGGCGGCACTTCCGCTGTCGCGATCGATGCAGGCGGCACAGTCGGTGCAGGCAAGAATCAGCTGGGCGTGATGTCGGGTATCCGTCACACTTTCTGA
- a CDS encoding IclR family transcriptional regulator C-terminal domain-containing protein, translating to MDAGAAEQAEEKELTIAEEIDALTDPSFMTSLARGLAVVRAFSDTRRTLTIAQISQKTGIPRAAVRRCLHTLKQLGYADSEVNNFSLRPKILTLGYSYLSSTPLTVSAQPCLNNITRTLNESCSLAVLDDNEVLYVSRSATARVMSVALNTGSRLPAYCTSLGRVMLAHMSEDALKAYFDKVKLRAFTDKTVVSQKRLREILAEVRESGYAVIDEELEVGLRSIAVPVRGASGSVLAALNVGAQAARVSRRQMEEEFLPVLLRGSQELSVLLP from the coding sequence ATGGACGCCGGCGCCGCAGAACAGGCCGAAGAAAAGGAGCTCACCATCGCTGAAGAAATCGATGCCCTCACCGATCCCAGCTTCATGACTTCGCTGGCGCGTGGCCTGGCGGTGGTGCGTGCTTTCAGCGATACGCGGCGTACGCTGACGATTGCGCAAATCAGCCAGAAAACCGGTATCCCACGTGCAGCGGTGCGCCGTTGTCTGCATACGCTGAAACAACTGGGTTATGCCGATTCCGAGGTAAACAATTTTTCGCTGCGTCCGAAAATTCTGACGCTGGGTTATTCCTACCTGTCGTCAACGCCGCTGACCGTGTCGGCCCAGCCTTGCCTGAACAACATCACGCGCACGCTCAACGAGTCCTGCTCGCTGGCGGTACTGGATGACAATGAAGTGCTGTATGTCTCCCGCTCGGCCACCGCGCGCGTGATGTCGGTCGCGCTCAATACCGGCAGCCGCCTGCCCGCCTATTGCACCTCGCTCGGCCGCGTGATGCTGGCGCACATGTCTGAAGATGCATTGAAGGCTTACTTCGACAAAGTGAAGTTGCGCGCCTTCACCGACAAGACCGTGGTGTCGCAAAAACGTCTGCGCGAGATCCTCGCCGAGGTGCGCGAATCCGGCTATGCCGTGATCGATGAAGAACTGGAAGTCGGCTTGCGCTCTATCGCCGTACCGGTGCGTGGCGCGTCCGGCTCTGTGCTGGCCGCATTGAACGTCGGTGCGCAAGCGGCCCGCGTCAGCCGCCGCCAGATGGAAGAAGAGTTTCTTCCTGTGCTGCTGCGCGGCTCGCAAGAGTTGTCCGTGTTGCTGCCATAA
- a CDS encoding 3-oxoacid CoA-transferase subunit A, with protein MIDKITESLEQAVADIHDGATVMIGGFGNAGMPAALIDALIAQGARDLTIVNNNAGNGDTGLAALLKAKRVKKIICSFPRQTDSYVFDALYRAGEIELELTPQGNLAERIRAAGAGIGGFFSPTGYGTMLADGKETRLIDGRHYVLESPIHADFALIKALRGDRWGNLVYRKTARNFGPIMAMAAKCAIAQVSEVVELGQLDPEAIVTPGIFVQRVVLQNAQETK; from the coding sequence GTGATCGACAAAATTACTGAGTCACTGGAACAAGCTGTGGCTGACATCCATGACGGCGCAACCGTCATGATCGGCGGCTTCGGCAATGCCGGCATGCCGGCGGCGCTGATTGACGCGCTGATTGCACAAGGCGCGCGCGACCTTACTATCGTCAACAACAATGCCGGCAACGGCGACACCGGACTGGCCGCATTGCTCAAGGCCAAGCGCGTGAAGAAGATCATTTGTTCCTTCCCACGCCAGACCGATTCCTACGTGTTCGACGCGCTTTATCGTGCCGGCGAAATCGAGCTGGAACTGACGCCGCAAGGCAACCTGGCCGAGCGTATCCGCGCCGCCGGCGCCGGCATCGGCGGTTTCTTCTCACCGACCGGCTACGGCACCATGCTGGCCGACGGCAAGGAAACCCGTCTCATCGATGGCCGCCACTATGTGCTGGAGTCGCCAATCCACGCCGACTTCGCGCTGATCAAGGCGCTGCGCGGTGACCGCTGGGGCAACCTGGTGTATCGCAAGACCGCGCGCAACTTCGGCCCCATCATGGCCATGGCCGCCAAGTGCGCCATCGCCCAGGTGAGCGAAGTGGTCGAACTGGGCCAGCTCGATCCGGAAGCCATCGTGACGCCGGGCATCTTTGTGCAGCGTGTGGTGTTGCAGAACGCACAGGAGACCAAATAA
- a CDS encoding CoA transferase subunit B, with translation MSSANRFSRDQIAARVAQDIPEGAYVNLGIGLPTKVANYLPADKEVFLHSENGLLGMGPAPAPGEEDEDLINAGKQPVTLLTGGAYFHHGDSFAMMRGGHLDICVLGAFQVSATGDLANWHTGAPDAIPAVGGAMDLAIGAKQVFVMMEHQTKTGESKIVSHCDYPLTGIGCVNRIYTDVAVLDVTEHGLRVREIVDGMSFDELQKITGAPLLPPV, from the coding sequence ATGAGTTCCGCTAATCGTTTTTCCCGTGATCAGATCGCCGCACGCGTGGCGCAGGATATTCCCGAAGGTGCCTACGTCAACCTCGGCATCGGCCTGCCGACCAAGGTCGCCAACTATCTGCCGGCCGATAAAGAAGTCTTCTTGCACAGCGAAAATGGTTTGCTCGGCATGGGGCCGGCACCTGCGCCCGGCGAAGAAGACGAAGACCTCATCAACGCCGGCAAGCAGCCGGTGACTTTGCTGACCGGTGGCGCCTACTTCCACCACGGCGACTCGTTCGCGATGATGCGCGGCGGCCATCTCGATATCTGTGTGCTCGGCGCCTTCCAGGTCTCGGCCACCGGCGATCTGGCCAACTGGCACACGGGTGCACCGGATGCGATTCCGGCAGTCGGCGGCGCAATGGATCTGGCCATCGGCGCCAAGCAAGTGTTCGTGATGATGGAACATCAGACCAAGACCGGTGAAAGCAAAATCGTCTCGCACTGCGATTATCCGTTGACCGGCATCGGCTGCGTCAACCGCATCTATACGGATGTAGCCGTGCTGGATGTGACCGAACACGGCCTGCGCGTGCGCGAGATCGTCGACGGCATGTCCTTTGACGAACTGCAGAAAATCACCGGTGCGCCGCTGTTGCCACCGGTGTGA
- the pcaF gene encoding 3-oxoadipyl-CoA thiolase: MTEAFICDAIRTPIGRYGGALKDVRADDLGAIPLRALIERNPQVDWNAVDDVIFGCANQAGEDNRNVARMSALLAGLPQSVPGTTMNRLCGSGMDAVGTAARAIKSGEAQLMLAGGVESMTRAPFVMGKADSAFSRSANIYDTTIGWRFPNAQMKALYGTDSMPETGENVADDFKISRLDQDKFAVASQAKAAAAQANGTLAQEITPVVIPQKKGEAITVSNDEHPRATSMEALAKLKGVVRADGTVTAGNASGVNDGACALLLASAEAVKQYGLTPRARIVGMATAGVAPRVMGIGPAPATKKLLQQVGLTIEQMDVIELNEAFASQGLAVLRELGVADDDPRVNPNGGAIALGHPLGMSGARLITTAMYQLQRTGGRYALCTMCIGVGQGIATVIERI, translated from the coding sequence ATGACTGAAGCCTTTATCTGCGACGCCATCCGTACTCCCATCGGCCGTTACGGCGGCGCACTAAAAGATGTGCGCGCCGATGACCTCGGTGCCATTCCATTGCGCGCGCTGATCGAACGCAATCCGCAAGTCGACTGGAACGCCGTCGACGACGTCATCTTCGGCTGCGCCAATCAGGCCGGTGAAGACAATCGCAACGTCGCTCGCATGTCGGCGCTGCTGGCCGGTTTGCCGCAGTCGGTGCCAGGCACCACGATGAATCGTCTGTGCGGTTCGGGCATGGATGCGGTCGGTACCGCGGCGCGTGCGATCAAGTCGGGCGAAGCGCAGCTGATGCTGGCAGGCGGTGTCGAATCGATGACACGCGCGCCTTTCGTCATGGGCAAGGCCGACAGTGCTTTTTCACGCAGCGCCAATATCTACGACACGACTATCGGTTGGCGTTTTCCAAACGCACAGATGAAGGCGCTCTACGGTACCGACTCCATGCCGGAAACCGGTGAAAACGTCGCCGACGATTTCAAGATCAGCCGCCTCGATCAGGACAAATTCGCCGTCGCCAGCCAGGCCAAGGCCGCTGCCGCACAAGCCAACGGTACGCTCGCGCAAGAAATTACGCCCGTCGTGATTCCGCAAAAAAAGGGCGAGGCCATCACCGTCAGCAATGATGAGCATCCGCGTGCCACCAGCATGGAAGCGCTGGCAAAGCTCAAAGGCGTGGTACGCGCCGATGGCACCGTTACCGCAGGCAATGCCTCCGGTGTCAACGACGGTGCTTGCGCTTTGCTGCTGGCGAGCGCAGAAGCAGTCAAGCAATACGGACTGACGCCGCGTGCGCGTATTGTCGGCATGGCGACTGCAGGTGTTGCGCCGCGCGTCATGGGCATCGGTCCGGCGCCGGCAACCAAGAAACTGCTGCAGCAAGTCGGCCTGACCATCGAACAAATGGACGTGATCGAACTGAACGAAGCATTTGCCTCGCAAGGTCTGGCGGTGCTGCGTGAACTGGGTGTCGCCGATGACGACCCACGCGTCAATCCTAACGGTGGCGCGATTGCACTCGGCCATCCGCTTGGCATGAGCGGCGCGCGCCTGATTACCACCGCGATGTATCAGCTGCAACGTACCGGCGGGCGCTACGCACTGTGCACCATGTGCATCGGTGTTGGGCAGGGCATTGCAACTGTCATTGAGCGTATCTGA